Proteins encoded within one genomic window of Humulus lupulus chromosome 1, drHumLupu1.1, whole genome shotgun sequence:
- the LOC133791703 gene encoding uncharacterized protein LOC133791703: protein MEDPPAEFGESSKDSEVAPALIAVHPSQESVAVAVGSELRVFDLRQGCAVSLEDNSSSGSLHKDSIRAIRYGANGKLLVSAGDDKVVKVWSTESWRCITTVCSEKRVSAVAISNDGLYVCFADKFGVVWIVELDGPDGENVVNKKAAPMLSHYCSIITSLEFSPDGKYVVSADRDFKIRVTVLPKKPLDGAHEIQSFCLGHTEFVSCLAFVCTQEYPQGFIVSGSGDSTVRLWDISSGFLLNTCEVGEKAGLLESNGGETECYSAVTDLCTSLDGSLVAVAVQSLQGIVILNCDLSSRTLSGAKVISICGGTFIPTSLRTCSATGLLWMVTGVSDLHVSEHPSLARVRVISGFKKTSPNSDQQGPFVLEDNEIPAGTKLLEKLQGSLSYSEEDFLAAAEAVKKAMSNLLIKKQYSTENREFRKRTRNDKKGKP, encoded by the exons ATGGAAGACCCTCCGGCGGAATTTGGAGAATCTAGCAAAGATAGTGAGGTAGCTCCAGCCTTGATAGCAGTTCATCCTTCACAAGAATCGGTCGCCGTCGCTGTCGGATCGGAACTCCGAGTCTTCGACCTCCG TCAGGGTTGTGCTGTTTCTTTAGAAGATAATTCTTCCTCGGGATCTCTCCATAAGGATTCCATCAGAGCTATTCGCTATGGAGCAAATGGGAAGCTCCTTGTTTCTGCTGGTGATGATAAAGTCGTCAAAGTATGGTCGACCGAGTCGTGGCGCTGTATTACTACTGT GTGCTCGGAGAAAAGAGTCAGTGCTGTTGCAATAAGTAATGATGGTCTATATGTTTGTTTTGCTGATAAGTTTGGAGTAGTTTGGATTGTGGAACTTGATGGGCCTGATGGAGAAAATGTCGTGAATAAGAAGGCAGCTCCAATGCTATCTCACTATTGTAGTATCATCACCAGCCTG GAGTTTTCACCAGATGGCAAGTATGTTGTTAGTGCTGACCGGGATTTTAAGATTCGG GTGACTGTACTTCCCAAGAAGCCTTTAGATGGAGCTCATGAGATACAAAGCTTTTGCCTTGGTCATACAGA GTTTGTCTCTTGCCTCGCCTTTGTTTGCACTCAGGAGTACCCCCAGGGGTTTATTGTCTCTGGAAGTGGTGATTCAACA gttCGCTTGTGGGATATTTCTTCAGGATTTCTTCTTAATACTTGTGAAGTTGGAGAAAAG GCAGGACTGTTAGAGTCAAATGGTGGAGAAACGGAGTGTTATTCTGCTGTCACAGATCTGTGCACCAGTCTTGATGGTTCACTTGTTGCTGTTGCTGTTCAAAG CTTGCAAGGGATAGTGATATTAAACTGCGATCTTTCTTCACGAACTCTCTCTGGTGCCAAG GTGATTTCAATCTGCGGAGGGACGTTTATTCCTACTAGCCTGAGAACTTGCTCCGCCACGGGATTATTGTGGATGGTTACTGGTGTCTCTGATCTGCATGTTTCAGAACACCCCTCTTTGGCCCGGGTGAGAGTCATCTCTGGTTTCAAGAAAACCAGTCCCAACTCTGATCAGCAGGGGCCATTTGTGCTGGAAGATAATGAGATTCCTGCAGGAACTAAACTGCTTGAGAAGCTGCAGGGAAGTTTATCCTATAGTGAAGAAGATTTCTTGGCTGCTGCTGAAGCTGTGAAAAAAGCAATGAGCAATCTTCTAATAAAAAAACAATACTCCACTGAGAACAGAGAATTTAGGAAGAGAACTAGAAATGACAAGAAAGGCAAGCCGTGA